A genomic region of Oceaniferula marina contains the following coding sequences:
- a CDS encoding SUMF1/EgtB/PvdO family nonheme iron enzyme, with the protein MKALTLVCGVLCVPGLGGLDAAESEKTKPLPRVRTSVPFKEVIKVQTWDEQLLSLQRAIEDMEAEHGNVYDGEKYLAQLSAVRSIGKTEEGKKSLALLQRRALLSNPALDFENVLLVRRSLPTPRDRTSMGAGIGMTAGNFSSMWNAKKNLPSEIGVLEGVRKIDGDRSYRMVYQHDKNRLISDLDLHFDADKIMFSSVNASGAFRLYEVGVDGKGLSQLTPDADGKDVDHFDSCYLPDGDIIFTSTASFCGMPCIDGKPRMSSIYRLSPEQGKIRQLSFDQDSSWCPTVHNDGRVLYLRWEYSDLPHSNSRILMSMNPDGTSQKSYLFTNSYFPTSFFYARPIPGHASKVVGIATGHHGNSRTGRMLIVDPNLGEHEADGVVQEVPGYGKKVEPIIRDRLADGIWPQITQPYPLAQSGSNKGAGKYFLVSMKPSPEALWGIYLVDIFDNRTLLMEQEGYGFFEPIPLKKSPTPPVLAERVNESKNTASVYIQDIYHGPGLKGVPRGEVKELQVCSYEFSPSSPYPGKGSGGLLGTLGMDGPWDIKKVLGTVPVNADGSVHFTIPANTPIFLLPLDKDGQALQLMRSWFIGQPGERVSCVGCHESSHESPLPKMTEASKSDPLALDAWLAKVENFSYPAKVQPIVDRHCMGCHDGQPADGRYVTQRHDYQKKAIPYLGADLLKDWRVRYSGSAHPSYGGRFSEGYFQLFRMARGPGIESDMALLTAKEFSADSTELVQMLKKGHHGVSLSEKEWRTIYQWIDLNTPYHGNRMDVVKGLPVAKAVEVGMKRSNELAEKYSKYRKPFGHTNPTMPKDVPKRVVPDQKKVRDLRMAGTLEFASQVGKEQKQPITLDLGGGQSIRLVYIPAGHYTMGSAAGGMDELPMHKQEIKRGFWMAEAEITNAQMRQFDDAHHSRAEDRHGYQFGQPCYDVNGDALPAVRVSWKQAMEFCDWLAKKTGKQVKLPSEVQWEWACRAGQGTPFSYGDTGADFSTFANLADKSLEDYVDDTAKGKYRYFETVIMPNPNRYEAHVPYVAEIDDGGFLAREPKQYQANPWGLYDMHGNVAEWTRSVYQPYPLIAGKGGDADKGPLRVVRGGSWRDRPHRATSSFRLAYPDYQKVYNVGFRVVIE; encoded by the coding sequence ATGAAGGCTTTGACACTTGTGTGTGGCGTGTTGTGCGTGCCTGGCTTGGGGGGGCTGGATGCTGCGGAGTCTGAAAAAACCAAGCCCTTGCCTCGGGTCCGGACATCGGTGCCGTTTAAGGAGGTGATCAAGGTTCAGACTTGGGATGAGCAGTTGCTGTCTCTGCAGCGTGCGATTGAGGATATGGAGGCCGAGCATGGAAACGTCTATGATGGTGAGAAATATCTCGCGCAGTTGAGTGCGGTGCGAAGCATCGGGAAGACAGAGGAGGGAAAGAAGTCTCTGGCGTTGTTGCAACGAAGGGCTTTGTTGAGTAACCCGGCACTTGATTTTGAGAATGTGTTGTTGGTTCGCCGGAGTCTGCCGACTCCGCGAGACAGGACGTCGATGGGGGCGGGTATTGGCATGACCGCAGGAAATTTCTCTTCGATGTGGAATGCCAAAAAGAACCTGCCTAGTGAGATTGGGGTCTTAGAAGGGGTTCGTAAAATCGATGGTGATCGTTCTTACCGTATGGTCTATCAGCATGACAAAAATCGCTTGATCAGTGATCTGGATCTGCATTTTGATGCGGACAAAATTATGTTTTCTTCGGTGAATGCCAGTGGTGCGTTTCGTCTCTATGAAGTGGGGGTCGATGGGAAAGGTCTGAGCCAATTGACGCCTGATGCGGATGGCAAGGATGTGGATCATTTTGATTCCTGTTACTTGCCGGACGGGGATATCATCTTCACTTCAACGGCTTCGTTTTGTGGGATGCCGTGCATCGATGGTAAACCGAGGATGTCGAGCATTTACCGGCTGTCTCCGGAGCAGGGGAAGATTCGGCAGCTTTCCTTTGACCAGGACAGTTCATGGTGCCCTACGGTTCACAACGATGGTCGGGTGCTCTATCTGCGGTGGGAATACAGTGACCTTCCGCATTCCAATTCCAGGATTTTGATGAGCATGAACCCGGATGGAACGAGCCAGAAGTCCTATCTGTTCACCAATTCCTATTTTCCAACATCCTTTTTTTACGCGCGCCCGATTCCTGGGCATGCGAGCAAGGTGGTCGGTATTGCGACAGGTCACCATGGTAACTCCCGGACCGGTAGAATGTTGATTGTGGATCCGAACTTGGGAGAGCATGAGGCGGATGGCGTTGTGCAGGAGGTCCCCGGCTATGGCAAAAAAGTGGAACCAATTATTCGGGATCGACTGGCTGACGGGATATGGCCGCAAATCACCCAACCCTATCCATTGGCTCAATCGGGAAGTAACAAGGGTGCGGGTAAGTATTTTCTGGTATCGATGAAGCCCTCACCCGAGGCCTTGTGGGGGATTTACCTGGTCGATATTTTTGACAACCGGACCTTACTGATGGAACAAGAGGGCTATGGTTTTTTTGAGCCGATTCCTCTGAAAAAGTCACCTACGCCGCCGGTGCTTGCTGAGCGTGTGAATGAGAGTAAAAACACCGCCAGCGTTTATATTCAGGATATCTATCACGGGCCGGGTTTGAAGGGGGTTCCTCGTGGAGAGGTTAAAGAGCTTCAGGTTTGTTCTTATGAGTTTTCTCCGAGTTCACCTTATCCGGGTAAGGGAAGCGGTGGCTTGTTGGGCACCTTGGGGATGGACGGCCCCTGGGATATCAAAAAGGTTCTGGGAACCGTTCCTGTGAATGCGGACGGGTCGGTGCATTTTACGATCCCCGCGAATACGCCGATCTTTCTCTTGCCCTTGGATAAGGATGGCCAGGCGTTGCAGTTGATGCGTTCGTGGTTTATCGGTCAGCCGGGTGAGAGGGTGTCCTGTGTCGGATGCCATGAGAGCTCTCACGAGAGTCCGTTGCCTAAGATGACGGAAGCTTCGAAGTCCGATCCTCTGGCATTGGATGCCTGGTTAGCAAAAGTGGAAAACTTTAGTTATCCGGCCAAGGTGCAGCCGATTGTGGACCGGCACTGCATGGGGTGCCACGATGGTCAACCTGCTGATGGTCGTTATGTGACCCAGCGTCATGACTATCAAAAGAAGGCAATTCCTTATCTGGGAGCGGATCTACTCAAGGATTGGCGGGTTCGCTATTCCGGGTCGGCTCACCCTAGCTATGGTGGACGTTTTTCCGAGGGTTATTTTCAATTGTTCCGGATGGCCCGGGGGCCGGGGATTGAAAGTGATATGGCGCTGCTGACGGCAAAGGAGTTCAGTGCGGATAGCACGGAGTTGGTGCAAATGTTGAAAAAGGGGCATCATGGAGTGAGTTTGAGTGAGAAGGAGTGGCGGACAATCTATCAGTGGATTGATCTCAATACCCCCTACCATGGCAACCGGATGGATGTTGTGAAGGGGCTGCCTGTAGCGAAGGCTGTCGAGGTCGGCATGAAGCGTTCCAATGAGTTGGCCGAGAAATATTCCAAGTACCGCAAACCCTTCGGTCATACCAATCCCACCATGCCGAAGGATGTGCCGAAGCGTGTGGTTCCCGACCAGAAAAAAGTGAGGGATTTGCGAATGGCGGGCACTCTCGAATTTGCGAGTCAGGTCGGCAAAGAACAAAAACAGCCGATCACTCTGGATCTTGGAGGTGGGCAGTCGATTCGATTGGTCTACATTCCGGCCGGGCATTACACCATGGGGTCGGCCGCCGGTGGGATGGATGAACTACCCATGCATAAACAGGAGATCAAGCGAGGGTTTTGGATGGCCGAGGCTGAGATCACTAATGCCCAGATGCGGCAGTTCGACGACGCTCATCATAGTCGGGCTGAAGACCGTCATGGATATCAGTTCGGTCAGCCTTGTTATGATGTCAATGGTGATGCCTTGCCTGCCGTCAGGGTGAGTTGGAAGCAAGCGATGGAGTTCTGTGATTGGTTGGCGAAGAAAACAGGAAAACAAGTCAAGCTTCCCAGCGAAGTTCAGTGGGAATGGGCATGCCGGGCCGGCCAGGGGACACCGTTTTCCTATGGGGATACCGGAGCAGACTTTTCAACTTTTGCGAACTTGGCGGACAAGAGTCTTGAAGACTACGTTGATGATACCGCGAAAGGAAAATACCGGTATTTTGAAACGGTGATTATGCCTAATCCCAATCGTTATGAAGCCCATGTCCCTTATGTGGCTGAAATCGACGACGGAGGGTTTCTTGCCAGGGAGCCAAAGCAGTATCAAGCGAACCCGTGGGGACTCTACGATATGCATGGCAATGTAGCTGAGTGGACGCGTTCGGTTTACCAGCCGTATCCATTGATTGCGGGTAAAGGAGGCGATGCGGATAAGGGACCCTTGCGTGTTGTGCGTGGTGGTTCCTGGAGGGATCGACCACACCGTGCAACGTCCAGTTTCCGCTTGGCCTATCCAGACTATCAGAAAGTATACAACGTCGGTTTCCGGGTGGTGATTGAGTAA
- a CDS encoding M48 family metallopeptidase, translating to MVLLLIICCSFSSCSFRPAIDSTTGEVTSRAASSVIRTHGDWQFNRIKKRKKISHDPRYTEPVERVAKRLKQVIDMPDAEWEFVIFEDRSANAFALSGGKVGINTGLFKIVDNDALLAAVLGHEISHATANHSELRMYRTLGAIALGAALYAVLENNDVENPGYAVTGYALATYLIDTLPFSRKQEYESDKIGAIYMAKAGYDPRQAVELWKKLDAYHSQKNKTPQPEYLRTHPLDQSRIRALEEFMPVAMQHYKRAKPAP from the coding sequence ATGGTACTGCTGCTCATCATCTGCTGCAGTTTTTCTTCTTGCTCCTTCCGGCCCGCCATTGATTCCACCACGGGTGAAGTCACCTCCCGCGCAGCAAGCTCGGTGATCCGGACCCATGGTGACTGGCAATTCAACCGGATTAAGAAACGCAAAAAAATCAGCCATGACCCTCGCTACACCGAACCAGTCGAGCGTGTCGCCAAGCGTTTAAAACAAGTCATCGACATGCCTGACGCCGAATGGGAGTTTGTCATTTTCGAAGACCGCTCGGCCAACGCCTTCGCCCTGTCGGGAGGAAAAGTGGGCATCAATACGGGCCTGTTTAAAATCGTGGATAACGACGCCCTTCTGGCGGCCGTCCTCGGCCATGAGATCTCCCATGCAACGGCCAACCACTCCGAACTCAGAATGTACCGCACGCTGGGAGCCATTGCCCTCGGCGCCGCTCTCTACGCGGTGCTCGAAAACAACGACGTCGAAAACCCGGGCTACGCCGTCACGGGGTATGCCCTCGCTACCTATTTAATCGACACCCTGCCGTTCTCCAGAAAACAAGAATACGAAAGCGACAAAATCGGAGCCATCTACATGGCCAAAGCGGGTTACGACCCACGACAAGCCGTGGAACTCTGGAAAAAACTCGACGCATACCACAGTCAGAAAAACAAGACACCTCAACCGGAATACCTCCGCACTCACCCGCTGGACCAATCCCGCATCCGGGCACTCGAGGAATTCATGCCCGTAGCCATGCAACACTACAAACGAGCCAAACCAGCACCCTGA
- the msrA gene encoding peptide-methionine (S)-S-oxide reductase MsrA, with protein sequence MQRFITFTLPLALIGGILVFLVGSQATCSQESMQDKQPATLPATLPAVPEGYETATFAAGCYWCVEAVYQRLDGVHAATSGFIGGHVENPGYEAVCNGTTGHAEAVQLIYNPKKISYATLLDWFWRLHDPTQLNRQGADVGTQYRSAIFYHNESQKKEAAASRDKAQESFAKPIVTEITKAGTFYTAKVSHQDYYKINGNKNPYCKAVIAPKLKKLKLDR encoded by the coding sequence ATGCAACGATTCATCACCTTCACCTTGCCTCTCGCACTGATCGGCGGCATTCTCGTTTTCCTCGTCGGAAGCCAAGCCACCTGCTCCCAAGAATCCATGCAAGACAAACAACCCGCCACCCTACCCGCCACCCTACCCGCCGTCCCCGAAGGATACGAAACCGCCACCTTCGCCGCCGGTTGTTACTGGTGCGTAGAGGCCGTATACCAACGGCTCGACGGAGTCCACGCCGCGACCTCGGGCTTCATCGGAGGTCACGTCGAAAACCCGGGCTACGAAGCCGTCTGCAACGGTACCACCGGACACGCCGAAGCCGTGCAACTCATCTACAATCCGAAAAAAATCTCCTACGCCACCCTACTCGACTGGTTCTGGCGCTTACACGACCCCACCCAACTCAACCGCCAGGGGGCCGACGTCGGGACCCAGTACCGCTCCGCCATTTTCTACCATAACGAAAGCCAGAAAAAAGAAGCTGCCGCCTCACGCGACAAAGCCCAGGAAAGTTTCGCCAAACCCATCGTCACCGAAATCACCAAAGCGGGAACTTTCTACACGGCGAAGGTCTCCCACCAAGATTATTACAAAATCAACGGCAACAAAAACCCCTACTGCAAAGCCGTCATCGCACCCAAACTCAAAAAACTCAAATTGGACCGCTAA